In Methylocystis echinoides, one genomic interval encodes:
- a CDS encoding exonuclease domain-containing protein, producing MPEFIVIDIETANSDISSICAVGLVHFKGGQLFNSLSFLVDPETHFSRKNISIHGIRPEDVVGKPKMREIFPLLLTVLDGHVIAHHTHFDRSALKKISQMYGFPELPVTWVDTAAVVRGTWDRYARSGYGLGNLAEDLGIEFQHHDPREDARAAGLILVKALTESGLSLNEWISRTGSPIRQKSNKQPTDGNALIHADHRGYFAFTKKSRIDKAINTLSGIIHGITIDAEINPEEIEFLHRWLEDHRFLAERHPFNEVIPIVHRILLDGVITEDEKEDLTWVFGRLQSTEYADRTAAHMQRLHAILSGIASDGRITTQELIGLSAWLSEHEHLATIWPYDEIKSVVTDVLSDGKIEEAEHRMLLSFFQEFTAILDDRTIRQPTAFDDGQRLVGVCAVKPKIRFGSETFCLTGKSFRYSREEFTGLIKDRGGRVVSSMSSKVGYLIVGSDGNPCWMYACYGRKVEKAVELRKAGARVLIVHENDFHDAVKTSD from the coding sequence ATGCCAGAGTTCATTGTCATAGACATAGAGACAGCTAACTCTGATATTTCTAGCATATGTGCCGTCGGTCTTGTACATTTCAAGGGCGGCCAGCTTTTCAACTCTCTAAGTTTCCTTGTGGATCCAGAAACACACTTCAGCCGAAAGAATATTTCTATCCACGGGATAAGACCGGAGGATGTAGTCGGAAAGCCTAAAATGAGAGAGATTTTTCCATTACTTTTGACCGTTCTAGATGGGCATGTAATTGCACACCACACGCATTTCGACCGATCCGCCCTGAAAAAAATTTCTCAGATGTATGGATTTCCAGAACTCCCCGTCACCTGGGTTGACACCGCGGCAGTAGTAAGAGGCACATGGGATCGCTACGCCCGTTCCGGCTACGGCCTCGGGAATCTTGCTGAAGATTTGGGAATTGAATTTCAGCACCACGATCCTAGAGAGGACGCGCGGGCCGCCGGGTTGATTCTTGTCAAAGCGTTGACCGAGTCTGGTTTAAGCCTAAACGAATGGATCAGTCGGACAGGCTCTCCCATTCGCCAGAAGAGTAATAAACAGCCAACTGACGGTAATGCGCTAATACATGCGGATCATAGAGGCTATTTTGCATTCACAAAAAAGTCGCGGATTGATAAGGCGATAAACACGCTCAGCGGAATAATACATGGGATAACCATAGATGCCGAAATTAATCCCGAAGAAATAGAGTTTTTACATCGATGGCTAGAGGACCATAGGTTCCTGGCGGAGCGTCATCCGTTCAATGAGGTCATCCCTATTGTGCATAGAATCCTGCTGGATGGCGTCATAACAGAAGATGAGAAAGAAGATCTTACTTGGGTTTTTGGAAGGCTTCAGTCCACGGAATATGCCGATAGAACAGCGGCACATATGCAGAGGCTGCACGCAATTTTGAGTGGCATCGCCTCTGATGGGCGCATCACCACCCAAGAGCTGATAGGCCTATCTGCTTGGCTCTCGGAGCACGAACATTTAGCAACGATCTGGCCATATGACGAAATTAAGAGTGTTGTCACCGACGTCTTGTCAGACGGAAAAATTGAAGAAGCCGAGCACAGGATGCTGCTCAGCTTCTTCCAAGAATTCACCGCGATCCTCGATGACCGGACGATCAGACAGCCCACCGCCTTCGATGACGGTCAACGGTTGGTTGGTGTATGCGCGGTTAAACCGAAAATAAGGTTCGGCAGCGAAACGTTTTGCCTGACGGGGAAGTCTTTTCGGTATTCTCGCGAAGAGTTCACAGGGTTGATCAAGGACCGCGGCGGGCGCGTCGTATCGTCTATGTCTTCGAAGGTTGGCTATCTTATAGTCGGCTCTGATGGCAACCCTTGCTGGATGTATGCCTGCTATGGGCGAAAAGTTGAAAAGGCTGTGGAGCTCAGAAAGGCCGGCGCCCGGGTGCTGATCGTTCATGAGAATGACTTCCATGACGCGGTCAAAACTTCGGACTAG